A region of Moorena producens PAL-8-15-08-1 DNA encodes the following proteins:
- a CDS encoding helix-turn-helix domain-containing protein: MSHLSLEQEEQLQKIGTYLSQLRQEKSIPIEEVANKTFIRLHILQALEAGQSEPLPEPVYIQGFIRRYAEFLSLDGPGIAKTFPVNSGLSLKTENTENTEETNNTKNTEESQPGALVLYSNTPSQEKSQTLISAQKIPRIVAKSNTVKTVAKTIEPYYPYIIIVSLVSVAGGLIYLLNTVFTYITNQQIENSSVAQEQTTPDKPEQPAPAPKPEPKPPPTPKPPSNPLIKVRLSITEQTWVRVVVDGKIELEETLPKGYQKTWIAKQKLTVRSGNAGGVLYSVDQQQPKSLGKRGAVVQRSFSLAAQ, encoded by the coding sequence GTGAGCCACTTAAGTCTAGAGCAAGAGGAGCAACTCCAGAAAATAGGGACCTATCTCAGCCAACTCAGGCAGGAGAAATCTATACCTATTGAGGAAGTCGCTAACAAAACCTTTATTCGATTGCATATATTGCAAGCCCTTGAAGCAGGGCAATCGGAGCCGTTGCCCGAGCCAGTTTACATTCAAGGCTTCATTCGTCGCTATGCAGAGTTTCTCAGTCTAGATGGTCCAGGGATAGCCAAAACGTTTCCAGTTAATTCTGGATTGTCCTTGAAAACCGAGAACACCGAGAACACCGAGGAAACCAATAACACCAAGAACACCGAGGAAAGCCAGCCTGGTGCCTTAGTCTTGTATAGCAATACCCCCTCACAAGAGAAATCTCAGACTCTAATCTCTGCTCAAAAGATTCCTAGGATTGTAGCCAAAAGCAATACTGTTAAGACCGTAGCCAAAACCATAGAACCCTATTATCCTTACATCATAATAGTAAGCTTGGTCAGTGTTGCTGGTGGACTAATTTATCTACTCAACACCGTTTTCACCTATATCACTAATCAACAGATCGAAAACTCATCCGTTGCTCAGGAGCAGACAACCCCAGATAAACCAGAACAACCAGCACCAGCCCCTAAGCCAGAACCTAAACCACCCCCCACACCCAAACCCCCATCTAATCCATTAATTAAAGTACGCTTGAGTATTACAGAGCAAACTTGGGTACGAGTGGTAGTTGATGGCAAAATCGAGTTGGAAGAAACCTTACCGAAGGGATATCAGAAAACCTGGATTGCTAAACAAAAACTGACTGTGAGGTCAGGGAATGCCGGAGGTGTTTTGTATAGTGTGGATCAACAGCAACCAAAATCCCTCGGGAAACGTGGTGCTGTTGTACAGAGGAGTTTTAGCTTAGCTGCTCAGTAG